In Bdellovibrionota bacterium, a genomic segment contains:
- a CDS encoding DUF309 domain-containing protein, with amino-acid sequence MSPRMPHSDRYLLFIEYFNKRKYMSAQSTLGEEWLDEAGADKNFYSGLIQAAVALYHLTSDDPSMAIKTYQKARDLLAPYGDRHLGIDLKRLLVEFKALFTEKVKPDASPEVTYTRFLPKIAFDPTGGG; translated from the coding sequence ATGAGTCCCCGGATGCCGCACTCCGACCGTTATCTCCTTTTCATCGAATATTTCAACAAGCGAAAATATATGTCGGCTCAGTCGACGCTGGGGGAGGAGTGGCTCGACGAGGCCGGGGCCGACAAGAACTTTTACAGCGGCCTCATCCAGGCGGCCGTTGCGCTTTATCATCTGACCAGCGACGACCCGTCGATGGCGATCAAAACGTATCAGAAAGCCCGTGATCTTCTAGCGCCCTACGGTGACCGTCACCTGGGAATCGATTTGAAAAGACTTCTGGTGGAGTTCAAGGCGCTTTTTACGGAAAAGGTGAAACCGGACGCGTCGCCGGAGGTCACTTACACGAGGTTTTTGCCGAAGATCGCGTTTGACCCGACCGGCGGCGGATGA